Proteins encoded together in one Ferroglobus placidus DSM 10642 window:
- a CDS encoding tRNA (N(6)-L-threonylcarbamoyladenosine(37)-C(2))-methylthiotransferase, translating into MKVYIETYGCTMNQADSDIMRGLLSREYAFADSAEEADVVIVNTCGVIGFTERKILRRIEEIKGMGKKVIAAGCLARIARKRLKIADALVSPDNVHRINEAVKAVLNGERVEIINVSRVDKAEISGVKCRLKENAIAIVSISEGCLGNCSYCATKIARGRLRSFSIEKIVEEVKKVVEMGYKEIQLTSQDTGAYGKDKGYRLPDLLEKISEIEGDFRVRVGMMNPQHAMEILDDLIEAFKSEKIYKFLHLPVQSGDNKVLMDMRRGHTVEDFEEVVSAFRKAFDDVLLSTDVIVGFPTESEESFEKTVELIKRVKPDIVNITRFSPREGTLAAKLKDIPDWIKKERSRKLTKICEEIGLENNLKFVGKKLRVLVTKRGKNETLLARADSYRPVVLEEGTIGEFYRAKVVDAKFNYLVGELCS; encoded by the coding sequence ATGAAGGTTTACATCGAAACCTACGGCTGCACGATGAATCAGGCTGATTCGGACATCATGCGTGGCTTGCTTAGCCGGGAGTATGCTTTCGCTGATTCGGCAGAGGAAGCTGATGTTGTTATTGTAAACACCTGCGGGGTAATTGGTTTTACAGAGAGAAAGATCTTGAGGAGGATTGAAGAGATTAAGGGGATGGGGAAGAAAGTTATCGCCGCCGGCTGCTTAGCCAGGATAGCGAGAAAGAGGTTGAAAATTGCTGACGCTCTCGTTAGTCCGGACAACGTTCACAGAATTAACGAAGCGGTAAAGGCTGTTTTGAACGGTGAAAGAGTTGAGATAATAAACGTGAGCAGAGTCGATAAGGCTGAAATCAGCGGTGTAAAATGCAGATTGAAAGAGAATGCTATAGCTATCGTATCTATTTCCGAAGGTTGCTTAGGAAATTGCAGCTACTGTGCGACGAAAATAGCGAGGGGGAGATTGAGGAGTTTCTCAATTGAGAAGATAGTTGAGGAGGTTAAAAAAGTCGTTGAGATGGGCTACAAAGAAATTCAGCTCACCTCCCAAGACACCGGAGCTTACGGGAAAGACAAAGGCTACAGGCTTCCGGACTTGCTCGAAAAGATATCCGAAATAGAGGGAGATTTCAGGGTTAGAGTGGGAATGATGAACCCGCAGCACGCGATGGAAATTCTCGACGATCTCATCGAAGCTTTTAAGAGTGAAAAAATCTACAAATTTCTTCATTTACCGGTTCAAAGCGGAGATAACAAGGTTTTAATGGATATGAGAAGAGGTCACACCGTCGAAGATTTCGAAGAAGTGGTTAGTGCTTTCAGAAAAGCTTTCGACGACGTTCTGCTTTCTACAGATGTAATCGTCGGCTTTCCAACAGAGAGCGAAGAAAGCTTTGAAAAGACAGTCGAGCTAATAAAGAGGGTTAAGCCGGACATAGTTAACATAACGAGGTTCTCTCCGAGAGAAGGAACTTTGGCGGCAAAGCTCAAAGACATTCCGGATTGGATAAAGAAGGAGAGGAGCAGAAAGCTTACAAAGATCTGCGAGGAAATTGGACTTGAGAACAACTTGAAATTCGTTGGGAAGAAGTTGAGAGTGCTGGTTACGAAAAGGGGTAAGAACGAAACGCTTTTGGCAAGAGCCGACTCTTACCGACCGGTGGTGCTCGAAGAAGGAACAATTGGTGAGTTTTACAGAGCTAAAGTTGTCGATGCAAAGTTTAATTACCTCGTTGGAGAACTTTGCTCATGA
- a CDS encoding PIN domain-containing protein gives MRAIIDTNVLVYDTFEDSEYHKEARRLLNGLDIWMIPTIVLHEYVWVLKALNVNPNDVLYKVEEYCSHYKSKIISERLSDVTYALETVASEGLSLSRYNDKVILSIAVREKVNLATFDEKLRKQALSKGVNVIP, from the coding sequence ATGAGAGCGATAATAGATACAAACGTACTTGTGTACGATACGTTTGAAGACAGCGAATATCATAAAGAAGCGAGAAGGCTCTTAAACGGTTTAGATATTTGGATGATACCGACGATAGTTCTTCACGAGTATGTGTGGGTTTTGAAGGCTTTGAACGTTAATCCTAACGATGTGCTGTACAAAGTAGAGGAATATTGTAGTCACTACAAGTCGAAGATAATTTCGGAAAGACTTTCCGACGTAACTTACGCTCTAGAGACGGTAGCAAGTGAGGGACTGTCTCTTTCGAGGTACAACGACAAAGTGATCTTATCAATTGCGGTAAGGGAGAAAGTAAACCTCGCAACGTTCGATGAAAAACTCAGAAAACAAGCTCTCTCTAAAGGTGTGAATGTTATTCCTTGA
- a CDS encoding AbrB/MazE/SpoVT family DNA-binding domain-containing protein, with the protein MRVKITRNYQITIPAEVRKKMGLKIGDLLEVEYDKNKEVIIIRKVKEERRTLKVGRRLTPEDIENLMTKGLSENL; encoded by the coding sequence ATGAGAGTGAAAATTACGAGAAATTATCAAATTACTATACCGGCGGAGGTTAGGAAGAAAATGGGATTGAAGATAGGGGATCTACTGGAGGTCGAGTACGATAAAAATAAAGAAGTGATAATAATAAGAAAAGTAAAAGAAGAAAGAAGAACTTTAAAAGTTGGCAGAAGGCTTACACCGGAAGATATAGAGAATTTGATGACAAAGGGTTTAAGTGAGAACCTATGA
- a CDS encoding L-threonylcarbamoyladenylate synthase has product MKIRTRIIKVDPENPEDDKIGIAAEEIKKGNLVAFPTETVYGLGADALNEKAVRKIFEVKGRPADNPLIVHVSSVDQIYEIAQPNEIAKKLIDAFFPGPLTLVMKNKKVPKITTAGLDTVAVRMPDHKVALKLIELSETPIAAPSANKSGKPSPTKAEHVLEDLGNLVDVIIDGGETKIGLESTVVDTTVYPVEILRPGAITKEELEEYVDVKYAEDFSVAKSPGMKYKHYAPDAETIVLVGKNFLKKATQIAEDFVKKGYRVGVAGLNLEEKRNDVIYKNFGRNLEEMAKNLFKVLRELDKECDVIIVQGVEEKGIGKAIMNRLYKAGRVFRI; this is encoded by the coding sequence ATGAAAATAAGGACGAGGATAATAAAAGTCGATCCGGAAAATCCGGAGGATGACAAAATCGGAATTGCTGCTGAAGAGATAAAGAAAGGTAATTTGGTTGCTTTTCCGACTGAAACCGTTTACGGGCTCGGGGCTGATGCGTTAAACGAAAAGGCTGTGAGAAAAATTTTCGAAGTTAAGGGGAGACCGGCAGACAATCCTTTGATAGTTCACGTTAGCAGCGTTGATCAGATTTACGAGATTGCTCAACCAAACGAAATTGCGAAAAAGCTTATCGATGCTTTTTTTCCCGGTCCGCTAACTCTCGTGATGAAGAATAAGAAAGTCCCGAAGATTACCACAGCCGGCTTAGACACTGTGGCTGTAAGAATGCCCGATCACAAGGTAGCTTTGAAACTTATAGAGCTTAGCGAAACTCCGATTGCTGCTCCATCGGCAAACAAAAGCGGAAAGCCGAGTCCAACTAAAGCTGAGCACGTGCTTGAGGATCTCGGCAATCTTGTAGATGTAATTATAGATGGTGGCGAGACGAAGATAGGCTTGGAATCTACCGTCGTTGACACGACCGTTTATCCGGTAGAAATACTCAGACCTGGAGCAATAACTAAGGAGGAGCTTGAAGAATACGTTGACGTTAAGTATGCCGAAGATTTCAGCGTGGCTAAAAGTCCGGGGATGAAGTATAAGCATTACGCTCCAGACGCTGAAACGATAGTTCTCGTCGGAAAGAATTTTTTAAAAAAAGCTACGCAAATTGCCGAAGATTTCGTAAAGAAAGGGTATAGAGTTGGAGTTGCTGGTTTGAATTTGGAAGAAAAAAGGAATGACGTTATTTACAAAAATTTTGGTAGGAATTTAGAAGAGATGGCTAAAAATCTTTTCAAAGTTCTCAGAGAGCTCGATAAAGAGTGCGACGTGATAATCGTTCAAGGTGTTGAGGAGAAGGGAATTGGAAAGGCGATAATGAACAGACTTTACAAAGCTGGGAGGGTTTTTAGGATTTAA
- a CDS encoding tRNA uridine(34) 5-carboxymethylaminomethyl modification radical SAM/GNAT enzyme Elp3: MDYRTACVEIAKEILRRGVEDKRVVGRIKREFAKKFKLDRFPSDADILKFSENLEGYEKLRRILKVKPVRTLSGVAVVSVMSSPAICPHGKCVPCPGGVEFNTPQSYIGLEPAAQRGKQFNYDPFKQVSARLKELKAIGHAVDKVEVIVMGGTFIAREKEYRDSFILGIYRALNSFEDELDLSKTVEEAKLKNEKAKARCVGMTFETRPDYSKEEHIIEMLRYGGTKVELGVQSVYDDVLEKINRGHGVREVVEATKLLRDSAFKVGYHVMPGLPGSSFERDLKMFKILFQDEKFKPDYLKIYPTIVVRGTKLYEMYERGEYEPYTTEEVVELIAKAKKYIPEYVRIQRIQRDIPVNASIGIDKGNIRQLVHERLKELGYSCRCIRCREAGLKLKKFEEKDFELVVREYKASDGKEFFISYEIPSEDVLIGFIRLRFPDEPFIDVLRDCALIRELHVYGEAVPISKEENEAFQHRGFGEKLLKQAEEIAKEKYDRIAVISGVGVREYYRRRGYKKEFEYMVKKL, from the coding sequence ATGGACTACAGAACGGCGTGCGTAGAAATAGCCAAGGAAATTCTGAGGAGGGGAGTTGAAGATAAAAGGGTAGTCGGCAGAATAAAGAGGGAGTTTGCGAAGAAGTTTAAGCTCGATAGGTTTCCGAGCGATGCGGACATCTTAAAGTTCTCCGAAAATTTGGAGGGTTACGAAAAGCTGAGAAGAATTCTGAAAGTTAAGCCCGTAAGAACTCTGAGCGGAGTAGCTGTGGTTAGCGTTATGAGTTCCCCAGCTATATGCCCCCACGGCAAATGCGTCCCTTGCCCGGGGGGAGTTGAGTTCAACACACCTCAGAGCTACATCGGCTTAGAGCCAGCAGCTCAGAGAGGAAAGCAATTCAACTACGACCCTTTCAAGCAAGTTTCTGCGAGGCTCAAAGAATTGAAAGCTATCGGACACGCTGTAGACAAGGTTGAGGTAATAGTCATGGGAGGAACTTTTATAGCGAGAGAGAAAGAGTACAGAGACAGCTTTATCCTCGGAATATACAGAGCTTTGAACAGCTTTGAGGATGAACTCGATCTTTCTAAGACTGTTGAAGAAGCGAAGCTGAAAAACGAAAAAGCTAAGGCGAGATGCGTCGGAATGACCTTTGAAACTCGTCCGGATTATTCTAAGGAGGAGCATATAATCGAGATGCTTAGATACGGAGGGACGAAGGTTGAACTCGGAGTTCAAAGCGTTTACGACGACGTTCTTGAAAAAATAAACAGAGGACACGGAGTGAGGGAGGTTGTGGAAGCGACGAAGCTTTTGAGGGATTCAGCTTTCAAAGTTGGCTACCACGTAATGCCGGGGTTGCCGGGAAGCAGTTTCGAGAGGGATTTGAAGATGTTCAAGATTCTCTTCCAAGACGAAAAATTCAAGCCGGATTACCTGAAAATTTATCCGACCATAGTCGTTAGGGGGACTAAGCTCTACGAAATGTACGAGAGAGGAGAATACGAGCCTTACACCACTGAAGAGGTCGTTGAGTTAATTGCGAAAGCTAAAAAGTACATTCCCGAATACGTAAGAATTCAGAGAATTCAGCGCGACATTCCCGTCAATGCTTCTATAGGGATAGACAAGGGGAACATAAGGCAGCTCGTCCACGAGAGGCTGAAAGAGCTTGGATATTCTTGCAGATGCATCAGGTGTAGAGAAGCTGGATTGAAGCTTAAGAAGTTTGAAGAAAAGGATTTCGAACTTGTGGTGAGAGAGTATAAGGCTTCTGATGGAAAGGAGTTCTTTATTTCATACGAAATTCCGAGCGAGGACGTCTTAATAGGTTTTATAAGGCTGAGATTTCCAGACGAACCGTTTATAGATGTTTTGAGAGACTGTGCTTTAATAAGGGAGCTGCACGTTTACGGAGAGGCTGTTCCGATAAGTAAAGAAGAAAATGAAGCTTTTCAGCACAGGGGTTTTGGCGAGAAGCTTTTAAAGCAAGCTGAGGAGATAGCGAAGGAGAAGTACGACAGAATAGCTGTTATAAGCGGGGTCGGTGTGAGGGAGTATTACAGGAGAAGGGGATATAAAAAGGAGTTCGAATACATGGTGAAAAAGCTATGA
- a CDS encoding CDP-alcohol phosphatidyltransferase family protein, translating to MKVALIKDSKVYDNKLLGLTLRERIKKTLERAGFVVEFFNDGLTLREAESYLFILEPVLILERDLRLEGKKALISDNSLFGYLFEGDFRNFFSGDLLSAIERYISMNSIEKQEVWAVKVSEENLKKAEKLLLESLVKSEKTGLKPAYYDGVIARVVNRKISLRISKFLAGKNVTPNQITVFSFLLSLVAAMLYLINNYLATLVAGIIVQIHNILDCSDGEIARLKFMESSYGAWLDGVLDRYADFVIIFSITFSLSQLNQSYWILGFLAAFAALMIAYTGDKFVAAYKTTYKSKGIPITRDVRLFIIFLGSIFNQLAASLILIAVLGNAECLRRIFEIKVLNSETTTSKGWTTERRA from the coding sequence ATGAAGGTCGCTCTGATTAAGGATAGCAAAGTTTACGACAACAAACTCCTCGGATTAACCCTCAGAGAGAGGATTAAAAAAACTTTAGAGAGAGCAGGATTCGTTGTAGAATTTTTTAACGATGGTTTAACGCTTAGGGAAGCTGAAAGTTACCTTTTCATTTTGGAACCCGTTTTGATACTCGAAAGAGACCTTCGTTTGGAGGGTAAAAAAGCTCTTATTTCCGATAACTCCCTTTTCGGCTACCTATTCGAAGGCGATTTCAGAAACTTTTTCTCGGGAGATCTTCTTTCGGCTATCGAGAGGTATATTTCGATGAACAGTATTGAAAAGCAAGAAGTTTGGGCGGTAAAAGTTTCCGAAGAAAATCTCAAAAAAGCTGAAAAGCTCCTTCTCGAGTCCCTCGTAAAATCAGAAAAAACAGGATTGAAGCCCGCTTACTACGACGGAGTAATTGCGAGGGTTGTAAACAGAAAAATTTCGCTGAGAATCTCGAAGTTTCTTGCAGGCAAAAACGTTACCCCCAACCAAATTACCGTATTTTCATTTTTACTATCTCTTGTTGCTGCGATGCTTTACCTGATCAACAACTACTTAGCGACTTTGGTAGCAGGGATAATCGTTCAGATTCACAACATCTTAGACTGCAGCGACGGAGAGATTGCGAGGCTGAAGTTTATGGAGTCGAGTTACGGAGCGTGGCTTGACGGGGTTCTCGACAGATACGCTGACTTCGTAATCATCTTTTCGATAACGTTCTCTCTTTCTCAGCTCAACCAATCTTACTGGATCCTCGGATTTCTCGCGGCTTTCGCGGCTTTAATGATCGCCTACACTGGGGATAAGTTCGTTGCAGCTTACAAAACCACTTACAAATCTAAAGGAATTCCCATAACGAGAGACGTCAGACTTTTCATAATTTTTCTCGGCTCAATCTTTAACCAGCTCGCAGCTTCTTTAATTCTAATAGCTGTCCTCGGTAATGCGGAATGCTTAAGAAGGATTTTCGAGATAAAAGTTTTAAATTCAGAAACTACCACTTCCAAAGGATGGACTACAGAACGGCGTGCGTAG
- a CDS encoding deoxyhypusine synthase yields MKPVEPIEVAEKKISELLLAMAKTGFQGRKLGEAFEIWLEMLKEDEITIFMGLSGAMVPAGMRKIISWLIRNRYIDVLVSTGANIFHDIHEALGFKHYLGSEIVDDYELFKKGIDRIYNVFAYEEEFNRVDYVLANIISGIEGIMSSRQFLEEIAKRLEVKDRDSILVSAYESDVPIFCPAIADSSIGIASSIASRKVVVDTMKDVEELTEIVVNSKKTGVIFIGGGVPKNFIQQAEIVARLKGYEVRGHEYAIQITTDTPQFGGLSGCTFEEGVSWGKINRKARKVQVNCDATIALPILSHALIGVKRKRVPRVRYEGRSD; encoded by the coding sequence CGGATTTCAGGGGAGAAAGTTAGGAGAAGCTTTCGAAATCTGGCTTGAGATGCTGAAAGAGGACGAAATTACCATTTTTATGGGCTTAAGCGGTGCGATGGTTCCAGCTGGAATGAGAAAGATAATCTCCTGGTTGATAAGAAATAGGTATATCGACGTTCTCGTCTCAACCGGGGCGAACATATTTCACGACATTCATGAAGCTCTGGGGTTCAAGCACTACCTTGGAAGCGAGATAGTTGACGATTACGAGCTTTTTAAGAAGGGTATTGATAGAATATACAACGTTTTTGCCTACGAAGAGGAGTTTAACAGGGTCGATTACGTACTCGCGAACATAATTTCCGGAATTGAAGGGATAATGTCGTCGAGACAGTTTCTTGAAGAGATAGCAAAAAGACTCGAAGTTAAAGACAGAGATTCCATATTGGTATCGGCTTACGAAAGCGACGTACCGATTTTCTGCCCGGCTATAGCTGACAGCTCAATAGGGATAGCTTCCTCCATAGCGAGTAGAAAAGTCGTCGTCGATACTATGAAAGATGTTGAGGAGCTTACCGAGATAGTGGTTAATTCCAAAAAAACTGGAGTGATCTTTATCGGAGGCGGCGTCCCGAAGAATTTCATTCAGCAGGCGGAAATTGTTGCGAGACTGAAGGGTTACGAAGTTAGAGGGCACGAATATGCCATTCAAATAACCACCGACACCCCACAATTCGGAGGTTTGAGCGGTTGCACTTTCGAGGAAGGCGTAAGCTGGGGGAAGATAAACAGAAAAGCGAGGAAAGTTCAGGTAAACTGCGACGCCACCATAGCTCTCCCGATTCTCTCCCACGCTTTAATTGGCGTCAAGAGGAAAAGAGTGCCGAGGGTTAGATATGAAGGTCGCTCTGATTAA